The following proteins are co-located in the Candidatus Nanosynbacter sp. HMT-352 genome:
- a CDS encoding pilin, translating to MNKLKLILAGLLVVPTVALAVAPAASAESDFTLTNGVSSARGEGVSETASDPQTLVKQFVNIFLFAVGALSVIMLIWGGIRYTTSAGDSNKVQAAKNTVLYAIVGLVIAILAYAIVNMVIDKFKG from the coding sequence ATGAATAAATTAAAATTAATCTTGGCGGGACTACTGGTAGTACCAACTGTTGCTTTGGCTGTAGCTCCAGCTGCAAGCGCTGAAAGTGATTTTACCTTAACTAATGGTGTAAGCAGTGCAAGAGGAGAAGGTGTGAGTGAAACCGCTTCAGATCCTCAAACTTTGGTTAAGCAATTTGTAAATATATTCTTGTTTGCCGTTGGTGCATTGAGTGTTATTATGCTTATCTGGGGTGGTATCCGCTACACTACTTCAGCTGGTGATAGTAATAAGGTTCAGGCGGCTAAGAACACAGTTTTGTACGCAATTGTCGGTTTGGTGATCGCTATTTTGGCATATGCAATCGTCAATATGGTTATCGATAAGTTTAAGGGTTAA
- a CDS encoding Hsp20/alpha crystallin family protein, whose amino-acid sequence MARKQDDTLLTEQELAAAFIDDDNDDLLPGFNDDNSRSNSTPATRSDDNWEDEADDAMGQLAVDVFETENNLIIKARTAGVDRNDLDVSISDGILTISGTLSSGDEADVRQWHIQECYWGEFSRTLALPTAVNEEGVKAELKDGVLTITFEKIKQEKAKKIQVL is encoded by the coding sequence ATGGCCCGAAAGCAAGATGATACATTACTAACAGAACAGGAATTGGCTGCGGCGTTTATTGACGATGATAACGACGATCTGCTACCTGGTTTTAACGACGACAATAGTAGAAGCAACAGTACACCAGCGACACGATCCGATGACAACTGGGAAGATGAAGCTGATGATGCAATGGGTCAATTAGCTGTTGACGTTTTTGAGACAGAAAATAACCTGATTATTAAAGCTCGTACTGCCGGCGTAGACCGAAACGACCTAGACGTAAGCATTTCTGACGGTATCTTAACAATTAGCGGTACACTGTCTAGCGGTGACGAAGCAGATGTTCGCCAATGGCACATCCAAGAGTGCTACTGGGGCGAATTCAGTCGTACATTAGCATTGCCAACCGCTGTAAATGAAGAAGGCGTTAAGGCAGAATTAAAAGATGGTGTTTTGACAATTACTTTTGAAAAGATAAAGCAAGAAAAAGCAAAGAAGATTCAAGTTCTGTAA
- a CDS encoding ComF family protein — protein MFDTLLSIIAPHHCYKCGKTGGILCLDCKKYITSRKYDMCVLCGDSLENGNLCKKHKLPCDMIWCFSRRTGVVAKIIDDYKFNRVQAAADLLSEFLDEALPELPSGTVIVPIPTISKNIRRRGFDHIRKIAIKLSRRRKIECCSLLRRRNNVTQHFTKSSAQRKRQAKEFFEIAGKVDKNKRYIIIDDIFTTGSTVLAVAECLKKNGAKHVEIAVIARHGRPKL, from the coding sequence ATGTTTGACACGCTATTATCAATCATCGCTCCTCACCACTGTTATAAGTGCGGTAAAACGGGTGGTATTTTATGCTTAGATTGTAAAAAATACATCACGAGTCGGAAGTATGATATGTGCGTATTATGCGGTGATTCATTGGAAAATGGCAACTTATGTAAAAAGCATAAGCTCCCCTGTGATATGATCTGGTGTTTTTCACGACGTACAGGTGTTGTCGCAAAGATTATTGATGATTATAAGTTTAACCGCGTTCAGGCGGCGGCCGATTTACTAAGCGAGTTCTTAGACGAAGCCCTGCCTGAATTGCCGTCAGGTACAGTAATCGTACCGATTCCTACAATTTCTAAGAATATTCGGCGTCGTGGATTTGATCATATCCGAAAAATTGCTATTAAACTATCTCGACGTAGAAAAATAGAGTGTTGTTCCCTGCTCCGGCGCAGAAATAACGTCACTCAGCATTTTACAAAGTCTTCCGCCCAGAGAAAACGTCAAGCAAAGGAGTTTTTTGAAATTGCGGGTAAAGTTGATAAAAATAAGCGATATATCATTATTGATGATATATTTACGACTGGCTCAACTGTGTTGGCGGTGGCGGAATGTTTGAAGAAAAATGGTGCCAAACACGTGGAAATTGCGGTTATTGCCAGGCACGGGCGCCCGAAGCTATGA
- a CDS encoding 23S rRNA (pseudouridine(1915)-N(3))-methyltransferase RlmH, which translates to MKITIITIGKKHEAWVQPGIFRFLERLRAPFAAEMIILPHSSFEGDRARQEESERIFSRLNSDDFVILLDERGKNLSSPELSNLITDNINKHIVFIIGGAYGVTSDLRQKSNIVWSLSNLVFPHQLARLILAEQLYRAQEIHRGSHYHHS; encoded by the coding sequence ATGAAGATCACCATTATAACAATCGGAAAAAAGCACGAAGCCTGGGTTCAACCAGGCATTTTTCGTTTTTTAGAGCGTCTACGAGCACCTTTTGCTGCGGAAATGATTATTCTACCGCATTCAAGCTTTGAAGGCGACAGAGCGCGCCAGGAAGAGTCTGAGCGTATTTTTTCACGCCTCAATTCGGACGACTTCGTTATTTTGCTCGATGAGCGCGGAAAAAACTTATCGTCACCGGAATTATCTAATTTAATTACAGACAACATCAATAAGCATATTGTCTTCATCATCGGTGGCGCTTATGGAGTTACTAGCGACTTGCGTCAAAAATCCAACATCGTTTGGTCATTATCAAACTTAGTGTTTCCACATCAATTGGCCCGTCTTATTTTAGCTGAGCAATTGTATCGCGCCCAAGAAATTCATCGCGGCAGTCACTATCATCACTCATAG
- a CDS encoding VanZ family protein has translation MGYLISIKVALILFPILAFLITLPYMIANYRKYGSVNKLRTLIFYSFILYLLTVYFLVILPLPNPESVHTTYAENLNLIPFSFVADFIKNSPLVLTDSSTWITAIKHPTFYVPAFNVLMLIPFGIYLRYYFKCRLKKTLLLTAILSLFFELTQLSGLYFIYSGPYRLADVDDIIQNTIGGCVGYFLGWFATWLLPSREEIDEKSLEAGSRVSAVRVSLSLIIDAVIIRIPYTLSKTQLPFSLFLALYFSLIPLLNGKTFGSALLKFGLTFENKKWIRTIFRGILLTIYFCIIPAGLFYLADEFNKEADSLLFLCLLAIAFLAFILFVLITIVVALFNRRFMFDRLSDASYESTIQVKQEK, from the coding sequence ATGGGATACCTAATTTCTATTAAGGTCGCACTAATCCTTTTCCCAATCTTGGCTTTTCTTATCACATTACCGTATATGATTGCGAACTATCGAAAATACGGCTCCGTCAATAAGCTGCGGACTTTGATTTTCTATTCCTTTATTCTGTATTTATTAACCGTATATTTCTTAGTTATTTTACCGTTACCAAATCCAGAATCCGTTCACACGACTTACGCAGAAAATCTGAATTTAATTCCGTTTTCATTCGTCGCAGATTTTATAAAGAACAGTCCACTAGTATTAACAGATAGCTCAACTTGGATTACGGCGATAAAACATCCCACTTTTTACGTTCCTGCTTTCAACGTTTTAATGCTCATTCCGTTCGGAATTTACCTGCGCTACTATTTCAAATGTCGCCTTAAAAAGACGTTGTTATTGACAGCTATTTTAAGTTTATTCTTTGAGTTAACTCAACTGTCTGGACTTTATTTCATCTATTCAGGACCTTACCGATTAGCCGATGTCGATGATATCATCCAGAACACGATAGGCGGATGCGTCGGTTACTTTCTGGGCTGGTTTGCGACGTGGCTACTTCCGTCCAGGGAGGAAATAGATGAAAAATCCCTTGAGGCGGGTTCGCGAGTTTCTGCAGTCCGCGTTAGTTTATCTCTAATAATCGACGCTGTTATCATCCGTATTCCTTACACCTTATCAAAAACCCAACTTCCGTTTTCGCTATTTTTAGCCCTCTATTTTAGCCTAATTCCTCTACTAAACGGTAAAACTTTTGGTAGCGCATTATTAAAGTTTGGGCTAACATTTGAAAATAAAAAATGGATTCGCACAATTTTCAGAGGAATCTTACTCACGATATATTTTTGCATCATTCCCGCAGGCTTGTTTTACCTCGCGGATGAATTTAATAAGGAAGCGGATTCGCTATTGTTTCTCTGTCTGCTCGCAATTGCATTCTTAGCATTCATATTATTCGTATTAATTACAATTGTCGTAGCGTTATTTAACCGACGTTTTATGTTTGATCGTCTATCTGACGCAAGTTACGAAAGTACGATTCAAGTCAAACAAGAGAAATAA
- a CDS encoding valine--tRNA ligase, which translates to MQLAKQYIPNDYEPNIYALWETSGALEPTGVGKPYSIIMPPPNANGNLHIGHALDMNLKDILIRYHRMKGDDAVFIPGADHAGFETWVVYERELTKQGKSRFDFSRDQLYSQVWNFVQEKRGNMELQLRALGVSASWKHLTFTLDDKVINTVYDTFKKMWDDNLAYRGERIVNYCTEHQTSFADIEVEHKNEKGKLWKIAYPTLDKIGEIIIATTRPETMLGDVAVAVHPDDERYKKLVGTRILLPIVNKEIPIIADEYVDMSYGTGAVKITPAHDPNDFEIAKRHDLPLESIISPEGKMINVPAQFLGLTPVEARARVLEALEALELRRGETEIEHAVGHCYRCGSVIEPMIKEQWFIKTQSLAQPAIDALKKEEITFYPASKRKELIAYLEQLKDWNISRQIPWGIPIPAFVNENDPKDWIFDTRTNEQSIVVNGTTYIREEDTFDTWFSSGQWPYIVTDYLDGGELANYFPTDMMETGMDIMRAWVSRMIMLSLYRTGKLPFKEVYLHGMVNDEHNQKMSKSKGNVINPMELVAEFGSDATRMGLISGRAPAQSQAFNRGSVIAARNFCNKLWNIARFVEAQIGDNHQIVDLEPQTPADHWIIRQLNDAANNIAVRLEQYRFSEASETVYHTIWDDVADWYIESSKTAINRPLLSWVLATSLKIAHPFAPFVTETIWQTLNYTDGILMREAWPTPEKFDPIAAEQFEQLKLLVAEGRWVIAELPGNKKYRLLYGNDSLIADNQDTIKHLMRLEAIEHTDQPRGLRLAAANREAWLDIDSETLYQHQENLEMRLAEARQKLAGLKKRLENPTYIEKAPAHLVEETREQLAEQEKIITRLVSELEVISLK; encoded by the coding sequence ATGCAGCTAGCTAAACAATACATACCAAACGATTACGAACCAAATATTTACGCCTTATGGGAAACCAGCGGCGCATTAGAGCCAACAGGGGTAGGCAAGCCATATTCAATCATTATGCCGCCACCTAACGCGAACGGCAATCTTCACATCGGGCACGCACTCGATATGAACCTGAAGGATATTCTGATTCGCTATCACCGAATGAAGGGTGACGACGCCGTATTTATTCCAGGCGCTGACCATGCTGGGTTTGAAACTTGGGTTGTGTATGAAAGAGAATTAACAAAGCAAGGGAAGAGTCGCTTCGATTTTTCACGTGACCAATTGTATAGTCAAGTTTGGAATTTTGTACAAGAAAAACGCGGTAACATGGAACTGCAATTGCGCGCATTAGGTGTTAGTGCATCATGGAAGCATTTGACATTCACTCTGGACGATAAAGTCATCAACACCGTATACGACACATTTAAGAAAATGTGGGATGACAATTTGGCTTACAGAGGTGAGCGAATTGTCAATTATTGTACCGAACACCAAACCAGCTTTGCCGACATCGAAGTAGAACATAAGAATGAGAAAGGGAAGTTGTGGAAAATAGCTTACCCGACATTAGATAAAATTGGCGAGATTATCATAGCCACTACGCGCCCAGAAACTATGCTTGGCGACGTTGCCGTGGCGGTTCATCCAGATGACGAGCGATACAAAAAATTGGTTGGAACTCGCATTTTACTGCCGATTGTCAATAAGGAAATTCCTATCATCGCGGACGAATATGTCGACATGAGTTACGGCACCGGTGCGGTTAAGATTACGCCGGCGCACGACCCGAACGACTTTGAAATTGCAAAACGTCATGATTTGCCTCTAGAGTCAATTATCAGCCCAGAAGGGAAGATGATAAACGTGCCAGCACAGTTCTTAGGATTAACACCAGTAGAAGCTCGCGCTCGAGTTTTGGAAGCGCTGGAGGCACTGGAGCTACGCCGTGGTGAGACTGAAATTGAACACGCCGTTGGACATTGTTATAGGTGTGGCAGCGTAATTGAGCCAATGATTAAAGAGCAGTGGTTTATTAAAACACAATCACTCGCACAGCCAGCAATTGATGCACTCAAAAAAGAAGAAATCACTTTTTATCCAGCATCCAAGCGCAAAGAACTCATCGCATATCTTGAGCAATTGAAAGACTGGAATATTTCACGACAGATTCCATGGGGAATACCAATTCCTGCGTTTGTAAATGAAAACGACCCTAAGGATTGGATATTCGATACTCGCACCAACGAGCAAAGTATTGTTGTAAATGGCACAACATATATCAGGGAAGAGGATACCTTTGATACTTGGTTCTCATCTGGACAATGGCCATATATTGTTACAGATTATTTGGATGGCGGCGAATTGGCCAATTATTTCCCGACCGACATGATGGAAACCGGTATGGATATTATGCGCGCATGGGTTTCACGAATGATTATGCTCAGTCTGTACCGAACAGGGAAGTTGCCATTCAAAGAAGTTTATCTACACGGAATGGTTAATGACGAGCACAACCAAAAAATGTCTAAGTCTAAGGGCAATGTCATAAATCCAATGGAGTTGGTTGCGGAATTCGGATCTGACGCAACACGTATGGGGCTTATTTCTGGGCGAGCGCCGGCTCAAAGTCAGGCCTTCAACCGCGGCTCTGTTATCGCTGCTCGCAACTTCTGCAATAAGCTATGGAATATTGCCAGGTTTGTCGAAGCTCAGATTGGCGATAATCACCAAATTGTCGACTTAGAGCCACAAACTCCGGCTGACCACTGGATTATCCGCCAATTGAACGACGCCGCCAACAACATCGCCGTTCGATTAGAGCAATATCGCTTCTCAGAGGCATCAGAAACTGTTTATCACACCATCTGGGACGACGTGGCTGACTGGTACATTGAATCGTCTAAAACCGCGATCAATCGTCCGTTGCTATCTTGGGTTTTGGCAACTTCTTTGAAAATCGCTCATCCATTTGCGCCGTTCGTTACGGAAACGATTTGGCAAACACTCAATTACACCGACGGCATTTTGATGCGTGAAGCTTGGCCAACTCCAGAAAAGTTCGATCCGATTGCTGCCGAACAATTCGAGCAACTTAAACTTCTGGTCGCTGAAGGTCGCTGGGTGATTGCCGAGCTGCCAGGGAATAAGAAATATCGATTGTTATACGGTAATGACAGTCTTATCGCTGACAATCAAGACACAATTAAGCATCTGATGCGGCTTGAGGCAATTGAGCACACCGACCAACCACGCGGACTGAGATTAGCAGCTGCAAACAGGGAAGCGTGGCTAGATATTGATAGCGAAACTCTGTACCAGCATCAGGAAAATTTGGAAATGCGCCTAGCCGAAGCACGTCAGAAATTGGCGGGATTAAAGAAGCGCCTGGAAAATCCGACTTACATTGAGAAGGCGCCAGCCCACCTTGTCGAGGAAACTCGTGAGCAATTAGCCGAGCAAGAAAAAATCATTACTCGGCTTGTTTCGGAACTGGAAGTGATTAGCTTAAAATAG
- a CDS encoding lipid II:glycine glycyltransferase FemX, with the protein MNQHFLQSSAWEKFQQSLGRKVFHNRGEGWEYFAILEHGTGNSRLYCPFGPTATNEKNLQLALKDLVDLGKKLGVTFLRVGPIKPTFSKVLSDENWKKATYVHLQPEHTHIINLQQPEEEIIASMAQPVRNCYRNYHKKGVAVHQSQNPDDIKYFLELIHEVAKRTGMSPHPDSYFHKQAGSLLPSKDASFWYATYNNKVIATALFFDSKTTRIYAHAAANSAPEYRKLNAGTALLTEAIIDAKHRQMEKVDLYGIAPENAPKNHPWAGFTKFKQSFGGEDVYSGSTWELPLKPLQYWLYRAYQTIRK; encoded by the coding sequence ATGAATCAACATTTTCTACAATCATCAGCCTGGGAAAAATTCCAACAATCGCTCGGTCGAAAAGTCTTTCACAACAGAGGTGAAGGATGGGAATATTTCGCAATATTAGAGCACGGCACGGGCAATTCTCGCTTATATTGTCCTTTTGGACCAACCGCCACTAATGAGAAAAATTTGCAGTTGGCATTAAAAGATCTCGTTGACCTAGGTAAAAAACTTGGCGTGACTTTCCTTAGAGTCGGACCAATTAAACCTACCTTTTCTAAGGTGCTATCTGACGAGAATTGGAAAAAAGCCACTTACGTCCATCTACAACCAGAACATACGCATATTATCAATCTTCAGCAACCAGAGGAAGAAATTATAGCAAGTATGGCGCAACCCGTAAGGAATTGCTATAGGAATTATCACAAAAAAGGCGTAGCAGTCCATCAATCTCAAAACCCGGACGATATTAAATATTTCCTAGAATTGATACATGAAGTTGCCAAACGGACTGGTATGTCGCCGCACCCAGATTCATATTTTCACAAGCAAGCTGGTTCCCTGCTGCCATCAAAGGACGCTTCATTTTGGTACGCGACATACAACAATAAAGTAATTGCTACTGCCCTATTTTTCGACTCAAAAACAACTCGAATTTACGCGCATGCAGCAGCAAATTCTGCACCAGAATATCGCAAACTTAATGCCGGAACTGCCCTGCTCACCGAAGCGATAATCGATGCAAAACATCGTCAAATGGAGAAAGTCGATTTATACGGAATTGCTCCTGAAAACGCACCAAAAAATCACCCATGGGCTGGCTTTACGAAGTTCAAGCAATCGTTCGGCGGCGAAGATGTCTACTCTGGGTCAACCTGGGAACTTCCCTTAAAGCCACTTCAATATTGGTTATATCGAGCGTATCAAACGATCAGAAAATAA
- the tsaD gene encoding tRNA (adenosine(37)-N6)-threonylcarbamoyltransferase complex transferase subunit TsaD, with the protein MRILGIESSCDETAASIVEDGERLLSNVVNSQIDIHAEYGGVIPEIAARSHLEVVNPVIKKALSDANCTWDDIDAIAVTYAPGLIGSLLIGTLAARTLAIIHDKPLFKIHHVEAHVYANFINKQADNLSLTLPKQQPSFPMLSLIVSGGHSQLVLFKNHGDYQLIGQTQDDAVGEAFDKVAKIIGLPYPGGPAIAKAAELGDPHAFHLPIAKLSGDYDFSFSGLKTAVLRAVQHEVGKDFTFPSHELPALVDYELRRNMAASFQYTAIKTLVNKTKKAFDNFQPASVVIAGGVAANQELRRQLREALPIDIEYAPIQLCTDNAAMIATLGYFKSQIDEPTDPYDLEVQPSLSMTAI; encoded by the coding sequence ATGAGGATTTTGGGAATTGAATCCAGTTGCGACGAAACAGCGGCGTCAATAGTTGAAGATGGCGAACGCTTGCTTTCAAATGTCGTCAATTCTCAAATTGACATTCACGCAGAATACGGCGGAGTTATTCCAGAAATTGCCGCGCGTAGTCATTTGGAAGTTGTAAATCCCGTCATTAAAAAAGCTTTGTCTGATGCAAATTGCACTTGGGATGACATCGATGCCATCGCCGTTACTTACGCGCCAGGGCTTATTGGATCGCTATTAATCGGCACTCTCGCCGCTAGAACTCTCGCTATTATCCACGATAAACCGCTCTTTAAGATTCATCACGTAGAAGCTCACGTGTACGCCAATTTTATCAATAAGCAAGCCGACAATTTATCTCTAACATTGCCAAAACAGCAGCCGTCATTCCCTATGCTTTCGTTAATCGTTTCAGGCGGGCATTCACAACTTGTCCTATTCAAAAATCACGGTGATTATCAACTTATCGGACAAACCCAAGACGACGCGGTTGGCGAAGCGTTTGATAAAGTCGCTAAAATCATCGGCTTGCCATATCCTGGCGGCCCAGCCATCGCTAAAGCTGCTGAGCTTGGCGATCCACACGCGTTTCACTTACCTATTGCTAAATTATCCGGCGATTACGATTTTTCCTTCTCTGGGCTTAAGACAGCCGTTTTGAGAGCCGTTCAGCACGAAGTCGGTAAAGACTTCACTTTTCCCTCTCATGAGCTTCCAGCACTCGTAGATTACGAATTACGACGTAATATGGCGGCGAGTTTCCAGTATACAGCCATAAAAACTCTCGTAAATAAAACCAAGAAGGCGTTTGACAATTTCCAACCAGCTTCCGTTGTAATCGCTGGCGGAGTCGCAGCTAATCAAGAATTGCGCCGTCAATTACGCGAAGCTTTGCCAATTGACATCGAATACGCCCCTATCCAACTCTGTACAGATAACGCCGCGATGATTGCCACTCTCGGTTATTTCAAATCTCAAATTGACGAACCGACAGATCCATACGATCTGGAAGTTCAGCCAAGTTTATCAATGACAGCAATATAA
- a CDS encoding UDP-N-acetylmuramoyl-L-alanyl-D-glutamate--2,6-diaminopimelate ligase: MKNELVKIARKTLPQGALEKTENAYRVARTKMISLRYGNPARGLRIIAVTGTNGKTTTACYINEILKEAGFKTALFTTAVIEIAGKEKINDLNATVPTVARLFSFFQTAQREGVEYVILEATSHALSQHKFDGVPIEAAVMTNLTQDHLDYHKTMEAYAAAKAKLFEKKPKYIVLNRDDEWFEYFDKFTASGEKMTYGTNPEAEAHLTHVKLYKKGTEASLLIDHQTHLELATNLPGEFNVMNMSAAVSLAYLLGIKLEDIQEGVANLEAIPGRFERVENKLGIDIIVDYAHTPDALEKLLKTTHKITKGRLTLVFGACGDRDKTKRPIMGELAANLADRIFLTDEESYNENPDEIRAMIRQGIERTKKAHKMTEIADRKQAIYQALKSAVRGDTILITGMGHEQYRIVNGKRIPWNDKKVVQEIISEIEKKSRKISL, translated from the coding sequence ATGAAAAACGAGTTGGTAAAAATTGCTAGAAAAACGCTACCTCAAGGAGCTTTGGAAAAAACCGAAAACGCCTATAGAGTTGCGCGCACGAAGATGATTAGCCTAAGGTATGGCAATCCAGCTCGTGGCTTGAGAATTATCGCAGTAACAGGGACGAACGGGAAAACTACGACTGCTTGTTATATCAATGAGATCTTGAAAGAGGCTGGCTTTAAGACCGCATTATTCACGACGGCGGTGATTGAAATTGCTGGCAAGGAAAAGATAAATGATTTGAATGCGACAGTTCCGACTGTGGCGAGGCTGTTTAGTTTTTTCCAGACGGCTCAGCGTGAAGGCGTAGAATATGTGATTTTAGAGGCAACAAGTCACGCTTTATCACAGCATAAATTTGACGGCGTGCCAATTGAGGCGGCGGTGATGACTAATTTGACTCAAGACCATTTGGATTATCACAAAACGATGGAAGCTTACGCGGCGGCTAAGGCTAAATTATTTGAGAAAAAGCCGAAATATATCGTGCTGAATCGTGATGACGAGTGGTTTGAATACTTTGATAAGTTTACAGCTTCTGGCGAGAAAATGACTTACGGGACGAATCCGGAAGCTGAAGCTCATTTAACGCACGTTAAGTTGTATAAAAAGGGAACAGAGGCGAGTTTACTGATTGACCATCAAACTCATTTGGAGCTGGCGACTAATTTGCCTGGCGAATTTAACGTGATGAATATGTCGGCTGCGGTGTCGTTGGCGTATTTGTTGGGGATAAAGTTGGAAGATATCCAAGAAGGTGTGGCGAACTTGGAAGCGATTCCTGGACGATTCGAGCGAGTAGAAAATAAGCTTGGAATTGATATTATTGTGGATTATGCGCACACACCAGACGCGCTGGAAAAATTGCTAAAAACTACTCATAAAATTACCAAGGGGCGATTAACTTTGGTGTTTGGTGCGTGCGGCGATAGAGATAAGACAAAGCGTCCGATTATGGGCGAACTGGCGGCTAATTTGGCGGATAGGATTTTCCTAACTGACGAGGAAAGCTATAACGAAAATCCAGATGAAATTCGGGCAATGATTCGTCAGGGAATTGAGCGAACGAAGAAGGCTCATAAAATGACGGAAATTGCTGATCGAAAACAGGCAATTTATCAGGCTTTGAAGTCGGCTGTTCGTGGCGATACGATTCTGATTACGGGCATGGGTCATGAGCAGTACCGAATTGTGAATGGCAAGCGAATTCCGTGGAATGACAAGAAGGTCGTTCAGGAAATTATTTCTGAGATTGAGAAAAAGAGTCGTAAAATTTCGCTTTAA
- a CDS encoding Mur ligase family protein — protein sequence MQLFKHLLETILGSYVKKYLKSHPDTKLIAVVGSVGKTSVKSATATVLSEKFTVRHSRGNLNTTLSAPLEILGVDGPKNAKSPLAWLKVFFAAHASVKNPESPDIIIQECGIDCPGEMATFMRYIQPDIAIITSVAPEHMEFFKNMDTVAHEELSISQVAKKTIFNLHDIDEKYHNLIVGNRVSYGDESADVFLEIKKTTDTGCIVNLKHSEGTSQDINISVLGKHNIRSITGAAAAGLACGMNIEEVAAALTKIKPVSGRMNILRGIRGCTLLDDTYNASPIAMENSLKTLYSISANHKIAVLGDMNELGETSESEHKKIGEICDPKQLELLVTVGKMTKKHLAPIAEENDCKVISFDTALEAGKFLKNSDTKDTTILFKGSQGGIYLEDAVKELLLDPSDAEKLVRQSQSWKQIKAKFYDSFSQSQK from the coding sequence ATGCAATTATTCAAACATCTCTTAGAAACAATTCTCGGTTCTTATGTAAAAAAATATCTTAAATCTCATCCTGACACCAAACTAATTGCCGTAGTCGGCAGCGTTGGTAAAACTAGCGTAAAATCAGCAACCGCCACTGTTCTATCAGAAAAATTCACCGTGCGCCATAGTCGTGGCAATTTAAACACAACCTTAAGTGCGCCGCTGGAAATCTTAGGCGTAGACGGGCCAAAAAACGCCAAATCTCCCCTAGCCTGGCTAAAAGTCTTCTTCGCAGCACACGCCAGCGTAAAAAACCCCGAATCGCCAGATATAATTATTCAAGAATGCGGCATTGATTGTCCTGGTGAAATGGCTACTTTTATGCGCTATATTCAACCCGACATTGCCATAATTACCTCTGTTGCTCCTGAGCATATGGAGTTTTTCAAAAATATGGATACGGTAGCTCATGAGGAATTGTCTATTAGTCAAGTCGCTAAAAAAACCATCTTCAACCTTCACGATATCGATGAAAAATATCATAATCTCATAGTTGGAAATCGCGTGAGTTACGGCGACGAATCCGCTGATGTTTTCCTGGAAATTAAAAAGACTACAGACACTGGTTGTATTGTCAATTTAAAACACTCCGAGGGAACTTCTCAGGACATCAATATTTCTGTATTAGGAAAGCACAACATCCGCTCAATCACTGGCGCAGCGGCAGCGGGGTTAGCCTGCGGAATGAATATTGAAGAAGTTGCGGCGGCTTTAACAAAAATCAAACCAGTTTCAGGTAGAATGAATATTTTACGCGGCATACGCGGCTGTACGTTGCTGGACGACACTTATAACGCCAGTCCTATTGCCATGGAAAACTCGCTAAAAACGCTCTATTCCATCTCTGCCAATCATAAAATTGCCGTATTGGGCGATATGAATGAACTAGGCGAAACGTCCGAATCGGAGCATAAAAAAATCGGCGAAATTTGCGACCCTAAACAGTTAGAATTACTCGTCACCGTCGGTAAAATGACCAAGAAACACCTCGCGCCAATCGCTGAAGAAAATGACTGTAAAGTAATTTCTTTTGACACGGCGCTTGAAGCTGGAAAATTCCTGAAAAATAGCGACACTAAAGATACGACAATTCTATTCAAGGGCTCACAGGGCGGTATTTACCTTGAAGACGCCGTGAAAGAATTACTACTCGACCCAAGCGATGCAGAAAAATTAGTTCGCCAATCACAAAGCTGGAAACAGATTAAAGCGAAATTTTACGACTCTTTTTCTCAATCTCAGAAATAA
- a CDS encoding co-chaperone GroES, which translates to MSTPIKPLGDRVVAVREEAKTQTASGIYLPDNAKEKPVVAEVKSVGGDVKNVKVGDRIVYKEYSTTDLKIDGTEYLVVREEDILATVVG; encoded by the coding sequence GTGAGTACACCTATTAAGCCTCTTGGCGACCGTGTTGTAGCGGTGCGTGAAGAAGCAAAGACTCAGACAGCGAGCGGAATTTACTTGCCTGATAACGCTAAAGAAAAGCCAGTAGTTGCGGAAGTTAAATCAGTTGGCGGCGATGTGAAGAACGTCAAAGTCGGTGATCGAATTGTCTACAAAGAATATTCGACTACGGATTTGAAAATTGACGGCACGGAATATTTGGTTGTTCGCGAAGAAGATATTTTAGCAACGGTTGTTGGATAA